One part of the Puniceicoccales bacterium genome encodes these proteins:
- the recJ gene encoding single-stranded-DNA-specific exonuclease RecJ: MVNQNKIPWRFAELDEYYVKNISERLNVSKVAAMVMVNNGITDEASAARFIFPKLANIADPFLIKNLDRAVEVLDKHIRAHSEISIIGDYDVDGITGVSLFIDIMRRFGLFPKFFIPRRFTEGYGISDEIVNRVLIESQPKLLVAIDCGTNCAKQIRHLTSLGIDVLVVDHHISNGEIFGGCVIVNPHISNSDDDKESPNLCAVGLIFKLMHAFLKLRRESDDAIAFDIKLSDYLDLVALGTIADMVPMEGENRIFTKFGLECLAAKKRPGLAALCHESGIHDREKLRAADVSFKLAPRINVCGRLADASLPVELMLSNDTNLAKELASTLEVMNKERQKIEHEIIIQASKIIDTNYPNAPGFVLYDENWHSGVVGIVSGRLCRDYNRPCIILGKERGLAKGSGRSIPPYNLVDIILKCQKNIETWGGHPFAIGLSLAVEKIDQFRTGFCNAISAYQLGDTETAINVICELTPNQLGNGLIHELDQLQPYGQKNEEPIFCIRNVVMTKPEIFGLYKNHFKFNILGENNLPICCIVWNMADNMPELNRSFDMLVKLGADTWNNSNRPQLTIIDWQYTK, translated from the coding sequence TTGGTTAATCAAAATAAAATTCCGTGGCGGTTTGCCGAACTAGATGAGTATTATGTAAAAAATATATCAGAACGACTTAATGTAAGCAAAGTTGCGGCGATGGTTATGGTCAACAATGGTATTACCGACGAAGCCAGTGCCGCACGGTTTATTTTTCCAAAACTAGCGAATATAGCAGATCCATTTCTGATAAAAAACCTGGATCGTGCCGTCGAAGTACTTGATAAACATATACGAGCTCATTCCGAGATCAGCATCATAGGAGACTATGATGTGGATGGAATAACCGGCGTTTCACTTTTTATAGATATCATGCGCCGGTTTGGATTATTCCCAAAGTTCTTCATTCCAAGAAGGTTCACGGAAGGCTATGGTATTTCAGACGAAATAGTCAACCGGGTGCTGATCGAATCACAGCCAAAGCTTCTGGTAGCCATCGACTGCGGAACAAACTGTGCAAAGCAAATCCGCCATTTAACATCTCTTGGCATTGATGTGCTTGTGGTAGATCACCATATATCGAATGGAGAAATCTTTGGTGGATGTGTCATTGTTAATCCGCATATTTCCAATTCAGACGATGACAAGGAATCGCCAAACCTCTGCGCCGTTGGCCTGATTTTCAAACTTATGCATGCCTTCCTCAAACTGCGACGAGAGTCCGATGATGCGATCGCTTTTGACATAAAACTCAGTGATTATCTAGACCTTGTGGCACTTGGAACCATTGCCGATATGGTTCCAATGGAAGGAGAAAATAGAATTTTTACAAAATTTGGGCTGGAATGCCTTGCAGCAAAAAAAAGACCTGGACTGGCAGCTCTATGCCATGAATCTGGCATCCATGATAGAGAAAAATTAAGAGCTGCCGACGTTTCATTCAAACTCGCCCCACGAATAAATGTCTGCGGAAGACTGGCAGATGCTTCACTGCCCGTCGAATTGATGTTATCCAATGACACAAACTTGGCCAAAGAGTTAGCATCGACACTCGAAGTAATGAACAAAGAGAGGCAAAAGATAGAACATGAGATTATCATCCAGGCGTCGAAAATAATTGACACAAATTACCCAAATGCCCCGGGCTTTGTATTGTATGATGAAAATTGGCACTCCGGCGTCGTAGGCATTGTTTCAGGCAGACTCTGCCGTGATTATAACAGACCATGCATTATTTTAGGGAAAGAACGAGGTCTGGCCAAAGGCTCCGGACGCAGCATCCCACCATATAACCTGGTGGATATAATTTTAAAATGCCAAAAAAATATAGAAACCTGGGGTGGTCATCCATTCGCCATTGGCCTATCGCTAGCCGTAGAAAAAATAGATCAATTTCGGACCGGGTTTTGTAACGCAATATCAGCTTACCAACTGGGTGATACGGAAACAGCAATAAACGTAATATGTGAGTTGACACCAAATCAATTGGGCAATGGATTAATTCATGAACTCGATCAGTTACAACCCTATGGACAGAAAAATGAAGAACCAATTTTTTGCATAAGGAATGTGGTTATGACAAAACCAGAAATTTTTGGCCTATATAAAAACCATTTTAAATTCAACATACTAGGCGAAAACAACCTACCAATTTGCTGCATTGTTTGGAATATGGCGGACAATATGCCCGAGCTGAATAGATCCTTCGATATGCTTGTCAAGCTTGGCGCGGATACCTGGAATAACTCAAATCGTCCACAGCTCACAATCATTGATTGGCAATATACTAAATAA